One stretch of Corvus moneduloides isolate bCorMon1 chromosome 16, bCorMon1.pri, whole genome shotgun sequence DNA includes these proteins:
- the LOC116452168 gene encoding uncharacterized protein LOC116452168 has translation MAAPLALRAARDGGGPGPPEGSVPVTCCRPEPSPVCWASRHGRRTGSSTPVDFVTSQPLGTAWWLVSVPSPSPCPEPRQKSAGKDVQSLFSGGSSSVSSTMLSQGLLRLLPLLVQPLDPSSHAAGDTGSWDALPQALEEQEAVAPGRDAMLVLEALPWICAAVALILRGFYVGWVLVRGLRRRWGEAKSQSAGASARPCCQGHGCSEELLQLLLENQALMKMSLLQSSRQRPVPRGRRRRNAGTQKSRLHLSPLLRLPSPSSSLGLVDMAGNV, from the exons ATGGCGGCGCCGCTGGCGCTGAGGGCGGCCCGGGATGGCGGTGGTCCCGGCCCGCCTGAGGGCTCGGTGCCCGTCACCTGCTGCCGTCCCGAGCCTTCCCCCGTGTGCTGGGCGAGCCGCCACGGCCGCCGGACG GGCTCTTCCACCCCAGTTGATTTTGTGACATCACAGCCTTTGGGGACAGCGTGGTGGTTGGTAAGTGTCCCCAGCCCGTCGCCGTGCCCAGAGCCCAGGCAGAAGTCGGCTGGGAAGGACGTCCAGAGCCTGTTCAGCGGGGGCAGCTCGTCCGTCAGCAGCACCATGCTCAGCCAGGGGCTCTTGCGGCTGCTGCCGCTCTTGGTGCAGCCGCTGGACCCTTCCAGCCACgctgctggggacacagggagctgggatgcgCTTCCCCAGgccctggaggagcaggaggccGTGGCGCCAGGGAGGGACGCCATGCTGGTCCTGGAGGCGCTGCCGTGGATCTGCGCAGCCGTGGCCCTGATTCTCAGGGGCTTTTACGTGGGCTGGGTCCTTGTCAGAGGGCTCAGGAGACGCTGGGGAGAG GCCAAGAGCCAGAGCGCCGGGGCCTCTGCACGGCCGTGCTGCCAGGGCCACGGCTGCTccgaggagctgctgcagctgctgctggagaaccAGGCCCTGATGAAGATGTCTCTGCTCCAGAGCTCCCGGCAGAGGCCAGTGCCCCGAGGGAGGAGGCGAAGGAACGCCGGCACTCAGAAGAGCAGACTCCACCTCTCGCCTCTCCTCCgactccccagccccagctcatcTCTGGGCTTGGTGGACATGGCAGGGAATGTGTGA